The genomic window CCAAGAAAGGCACTCATAAGTGCGTGTCCGAATATCGGTATAACGCTGAAGAACTTTGCCGTAAGAAGACCTGTGAGCTGAGCCCTTTCATCCCAGACGAGGAGATAGCCTGATAAACCTATGACTATAAATATCAAAAGCGTTCCAACACCTGAAACCCATGCCACCCACCTGAACATCCTGAACCTGTCGGTGAGTATCATATGGAGCATGTGGAGGACGGCAAAAAGTATAAGTCCGTCCGAGGAGTACCTGTGCACACCTCTCATTAAGCTACCAATGGGCGAAGAGGATATGGCTTCAACAGATTGGTAAGCGCTCTTGGGGTCAACTTTGTAGAATAGGAACAGGTATATACCCGATATAACATCAATGATAAGCAGGAATACGGTTATAGCCCCAAGGTAATAGATGGGATTCAGCTTTGAAGAATATACAGCGCTCAGGGCGTAAGATAGGCGCTGCATGAACCTGTAAGTAGGGCTTATAGTAACTATCTCCGTTGCCACTTTTACAACCTCCTCCTGAAAGTAATTACATACTCACATCTCCTTCTATACATAATAAGAAAAAGAGACCTAATAATCATAAAAAATTCTTATAGGTAAGGTAAGAAGAATTTATAGAAATGTGAGTAAAAGGTCGTAAACTAAGTTATAGGGTGAGTGAATAAACATTTACGGAGGTGTCAGGGATGAGTACGGAGAGGAAAACGCCTTTCTTGCAACTGGTATTTGACGACTTTATTCTCCTGCTGTTCTTGGGGGTTGCAGTTTATGCGATCTCCTACCTGATATGGGGGCTTATAGAATTGGCATGGCTCCCGCCTATACCAAGTGAGATAAAAGAAGCTCTTTTAGGGAGGTAAGTGTCATGGCTATTCTTCCTCCATCAGAAGGCTGGTTTCATCAGAAGGTAGCAAAGGACGAAAAGATATGGATGGTCCTGGCGTTTCTAATGTCCTTATTCCTGTTCTTCTGGATGATAATTTGGCACGTCTACGCAAAGCAAAACCCTTCCTTTGTAACCTACAAGACAACACCTGAGGAGTTTTATGCTTTAACGGAAGCGTTTGTAAACAAGTACAAAGTAGGTGAGGAAAACGGGATACCGGTGGTAAAACCCCCGCCCGGGAGTGACGTCTTTCTCCTGGCTCAGCAGTTCAGGTGGTACCCTGCCCTAGTTCTTAAGAAAGGGGAAGAGTACAGGCTTCATATATCTTCCCTGGATGTCCTTCACGGTTTCTCCCTTCAGCCGGTTAACATGAACTTCATGGTTTATCCCAAGTACGACTACGTTTTGACCTTCAAGCCCACATCGGCTGGAGAATACGCGATAGTTTGCAATGAGTTCTGCGGCATAGGGCATCACATGATGATAGGAAAGATAGTTGTTGAAGAATAAGGGAGGTGAAAGCTATGGCTGTTGCTGTTGAAGGTGGTGAGAAGTGGTTTAGGACCTGTGATGTCACGGGTTTCAAGGTAGATGTCAGGGCTGAGAAGATAGCCAAGGTGAACGCTGTTATGGCGGTTGTCTCCTTTCTTATAGCGGTTATCGCTGCACTCCTTCTGGTCTTCACAAGATGGCAGTTGTTTCATATTCTTCCCGTTGACTGGTATTACAGGGTTTTAACTCTACACGGCCTTGACGCTCTGGTCTTTTGGATAATCTTTTTTGAGCTTGCAGCTCTTACCTTCGCATCAACCGCATTTTTAAACACCAGGATGTCCTCTCCTGCAGCGGGATGGCTCGGAACTTTACTGGCAATAGTAGGTTGGCTCCTTGTAAACTACACGATACTCGCAGGTC from Hydrogenivirga caldilitoris includes these protein-coding regions:
- a CDS encoding cytochrome C oxidase subunit II gives rise to the protein MAILPPSEGWFHQKVAKDEKIWMVLAFLMSLFLFFWMIIWHVYAKQNPSFVTYKTTPEEFYALTEAFVNKYKVGEENGIPVVKPPPGSDVFLLAQQFRWYPALVLKKGEEYRLHISSLDVLHGFSLQPVNMNFMVYPKYDYVLTFKPTSAGEYAIVCNEFCGIGHHMMIGKIVVEE